The Gemmata palustris genome includes a region encoding these proteins:
- a CDS encoding DUF4177 domain-containing protein, which produces MKPSYRLFVAVALFAVGAVCWSTLGSSSAQEKEKAAPAVQKWEYKVVTLPGGGGGNEPDQKVLNALGDEGWELAGAPHEVGRARVILKRPKK; this is translated from the coding sequence GTGAAACCTTCCTACCGCCTGTTCGTCGCCGTTGCCCTGTTCGCTGTCGGCGCGGTGTGCTGGTCTACGTTGGGTTCGTCGTCGGCGCAGGAGAAAGAGAAGGCGGCTCCCGCGGTGCAGAAGTGGGAATACAAAGTCGTGACCCTTCCGGGAGGGGGTGGGGGTAACGAGCCGGATCAAAAGGTGCTTAATGCGCTCGGTGATGAAGGATGGGAACTCGCTGGGGCGCCGCACGAGGTGGGTAGGGCGCGGGTAATCCTCAAGCGGCCGAAAAAGTGA